In the Topomyia yanbarensis strain Yona2022 chromosome 3, ASM3024719v1, whole genome shotgun sequence genome, one interval contains:
- the LOC131687556 gene encoding hemiasterlin resistant protein 1-like yields MVQPASHSAVAAPMVAPNQALGLIALIAATAGSVAIGSVGNTVGHTLIGMFSGSDSQEAASLGQAAPVSGEANSPAGPCSWEIKQLLSWTQGQAEFDS; encoded by the coding sequence atggtccagcctgcgtCACACTCGGCTGTCGCTGCACCAATGGTAGCGCCCAACCAGGCACTTGGATTAATTGCCTTAATCGCAGCTACTGCTGGTAGTGTAGCGATCGGCTCCGTCGGTAATACCGTTGGACATACCCTCATCGGAATGTTCAGCGGTTCCGATTCACAAGAGGCAGCCTCTCTAGGACAGGCTGCCCCGGTATCGGGCGAGGCAAACAGTCCGgcaggaccatgctcgtgggagATCAAGCAGTTATTATCTTGGACCCAAGGCCAGGCCGAGTTTGATTCGTAA